From one Nonomuraea polychroma genomic stretch:
- a CDS encoding shikimate dehydrogenase: MRAAVLGSPIAHSLSPYLHRAAYQAMGLDGWSYEAFECDEARLPGLLRELTPVRGQGHEDGDDAWAGLSLTMPLKRAVLPLLDSVSELAVEVGGANTVVFRDGLRHGDNTDVYGIEQALAEAGVPAPRSATVLGGGATAASTLAALRNLGLFSATLLVRDPARAGETAEVAERLGVALAVETFDKLDALTGVDLVVSTLPSGAADAFADRLHGVPALFDVVYSPWPTTAASAVRAAGGTVVGGFAMLLHQAVRQVELMTGRADVPVEAMRTAGEAEILRRTSQTG; the protein is encoded by the coding sequence ATGCGAGCCGCCGTGTTGGGGTCGCCCATCGCCCATTCGCTCTCGCCCTACCTGCACAGAGCCGCCTATCAGGCGATGGGCCTGGACGGGTGGAGCTACGAGGCGTTCGAATGCGACGAGGCGCGGCTGCCGGGCCTGCTGCGCGAGCTGACACCCGTGCGCGGGCAGGGCCACGAGGACGGTGACGACGCCTGGGCGGGGCTGTCGCTGACCATGCCGCTCAAGCGGGCGGTGCTGCCGCTGCTCGACTCCGTCTCAGAGCTCGCCGTCGAGGTCGGCGGCGCGAACACGGTGGTGTTCCGCGACGGGCTGCGGCACGGCGACAACACCGACGTCTACGGCATCGAGCAGGCGCTGGCCGAGGCCGGGGTGCCCGCGCCGCGGTCGGCCACCGTGCTGGGCGGAGGAGCCACCGCGGCTTCCACGCTGGCGGCCCTGCGCAACCTCGGGCTGTTCTCGGCGACCCTGCTGGTACGCGACCCGGCGCGGGCGGGCGAGACGGCGGAGGTGGCGGAGCGGCTCGGCGTGGCGCTGGCGGTGGAGACGTTCGACAAGCTCGACGCGCTCACCGGGGTGGACCTGGTGGTGTCCACGCTGCCGAGCGGCGCCGCCGACGCCTTCGCCGACCGGCTGCACGGCGTGCCCGCACTCTTCGACGTGGTCTACTCACCCTGGCCGACCACCGCCGCGTCGGCCGTGCGGGCGGCGGGCGGCACCGTGGTCGGCGGGTTCGCGATGTTGCTGCATCAGGCGGTGCGGCAGGTGGAGCTGATGACCGGCCGGGCGGATGTGCCGGTGGAGGCGATGCGTACGGCCGGCGAGGCGGAGATCCTCAGAAGGACTTCTCAAACGGGTTGA
- the mltG gene encoding endolytic transglycosylase MltG, which yields MNDLDLNTLLGAEDDEGQTRRRTRGSGKRGNGRRRRRRRNRGRFLAPLLAFVVLAGIIGGGGYYGYLWLSDALVPDDYTGQGAGEVVIEIKDGQNASEVAEELERQGVVASARAFTNAIANAGMSDKLQPGSYKLRKQMSAASAVGMLVPGNRLLDKVTIKEGLRLSDTLTTLAKATGKPVKEFTAAAKDVGELDLPSYAKGKLEGYAFPATYDFQPKTTPAQMLAQMVQRFNQTAEKVDLQGGAKALGHTPHEIVVIASIVQAEAGRTEDMPKIARVIYNRLERKPQMKLEMDSTVMYALGKYGTAATFAETKTKHPYNTYRNEGLPPGPIVNPGDHALEAALNPAKGDWLWFVATDPKSNVTKFASTEAQRQALLAEYRRNGG from the coding sequence ATGAACGATCTCGATCTGAACACGCTGCTCGGCGCCGAGGACGACGAAGGTCAGACGCGGCGCCGTACCCGGGGCTCCGGCAAACGCGGCAACGGCCGCAGGCGGCGCAGGCGCCGCAACCGGGGCCGATTCCTGGCACCGCTGCTCGCCTTCGTCGTGTTGGCAGGCATCATCGGCGGCGGTGGATACTACGGCTACCTCTGGCTCAGCGACGCTCTCGTACCCGATGACTACACCGGCCAGGGCGCCGGTGAGGTGGTCATCGAGATCAAGGACGGGCAGAACGCCTCGGAGGTGGCCGAGGAGCTGGAGCGGCAGGGGGTCGTCGCCAGCGCCAGGGCCTTCACCAACGCGATCGCCAACGCCGGTATGAGCGACAAGCTACAGCCAGGGTCGTACAAGCTGCGTAAGCAGATGTCGGCGGCCAGCGCCGTGGGGATGCTCGTCCCGGGGAACCGGCTGCTCGACAAGGTGACGATCAAGGAAGGGCTGCGCCTGTCGGACACCCTGACCACCCTCGCCAAGGCGACCGGCAAGCCCGTCAAGGAATTCACCGCCGCCGCCAAGGACGTCGGCGAGTTGGACCTGCCGTCCTACGCCAAGGGCAAGCTGGAAGGGTACGCCTTCCCGGCCACGTACGACTTCCAGCCCAAGACCACCCCGGCGCAGATGCTGGCGCAGATGGTGCAGAGGTTCAACCAGACAGCCGAGAAGGTGGATCTCCAAGGCGGTGCCAAGGCGCTCGGCCACACGCCGCACGAGATCGTCGTCATCGCGAGCATCGTCCAGGCCGAGGCCGGCCGGACGGAGGACATGCCGAAGATCGCCCGCGTCATCTACAACCGGCTCGAGCGCAAGCCGCAGATGAAGCTGGAGATGGACAGCACGGTCATGTACGCGCTCGGCAAGTACGGCACGGCTGCCACGTTCGCGGAGACGAAGACCAAGCACCCCTACAACACCTATCGGAACGAGGGCCTGCCGCCCGGACCGATCGTGAACCCCGGCGATCATGCCCTCGAGGCGGCGCTGAACCCGGCGAAGGGGGACTGGCTCTGGTTCGTCGCCACTGACCCCAAGAGCAACGTCACCAAGTTCGCCTCAACAGAGGCTCAGAGGCAGGCGCTTCTCGCCGAGTACCGGAGGAACGGCGGCTGA